From Hemiscyllium ocellatum isolate sHemOce1 chromosome 40, sHemOce1.pat.X.cur, whole genome shotgun sequence, one genomic window encodes:
- the LOC132834551 gene encoding NACHT, LRR and PYD domains-containing protein 3-like codes for MAECSNLKENTGFSVRTRGVTEPNRAVSDILRKCNDYQLLQLTKFYQDRLEQAVEGGVDGVSSLLTYENHFSGQEHKKITTLVEKGARAESSKILLKMVMGKGSAARRAMWKSFTKMRQGVPKLDKILKEIEEMDFDAFQNLNITQSPSGVPGELKDIQQKHKETLRQQTETLSVNTILIKTKYKIFQLVDRYVELTIISSVRDRKLVEHELLARGGEHGKWREKHLRRDLEKIRIEQLFQSNISQFGSLLQKMKHFFGQSNSGISASVSGVPGIGKTTMIQKVVHDWATGKIYPQFQFVFSFKFCDLNNINHRINLRNLILNQYPYFGNALGEVWKHPEGLLFIFDGLDEFKDSISFEDNRSSTESHSVCTDPQFPCEVSDIVYSLVQHKLLPGCSVLVTSRPTAFHLLEKAEISVWAEILGFVGDERKEYFHRFFADPRLAAAVYNHVEENEILHTMCYNPSYCWILGLSLGPFFTEKDRTQQQVPRTITQLYSYFIYNILKNHSRAIENPRDVLLKLGEMAFQGVSEKKVVFRIGDLIQYNLQPSQFLSGFLMEVLEGDASAQRVVYTFPHLTIQEFIAALTQFLTPNPGDIRERLSEAHDEEDGRFDVFLHFVTGLCSPQSSQPLEEFLGPFSQKTTWEVIDWVKENFVAHVGNTESKIGKKNLLSALHYLFESQDTALAHSTVGSIKTLKFGDSNPYNALRLTPIDCAVISSVIGLCETICYLDLQNCYIQHEELQQVAPLLYKCQYLRLSNNELGGSGLKLLSSALRNCDCKIQKLELQSVAVTESCIVDFASALCTNRSLTDLNLSINKLGDVGIKRLSVALRHSECKIQDLQLTVVDLTDSCALDLSSALNRNTSVKILNLSYNKLRDSGLRIFSAFLKNPECKLQDLRLDENCLTDDCAKDFTSALSANRSLVVL; via the exons ATGGCTGAATGCTCAAATCTAAAAGAAAACACAGGATTTTCCGTTAGAACGagaggagtcacag AACCAAACCGCGCTGTCAGTGACATCCTGAGAAAGTGCAATGATTACCAACTGTTACAGTTGACAAAATTCTACCAGGACAGACTGGAGCAGGCAGTGGAAGGAGGGGTGGATGGAGTCAGCTCATTGTTGACTTATGAGAATCATTTCAGTGGACAAGAGCATAAG aaaattaccACGCTTGTGGAGAAGGGTGCCAGGGCAGAAAGCTCAAAGATTCTTCTAAAGATGGTGATGGGGAAAGGGTCTGCAGCCAGAAGGGCAATGTGGAAATCCTTCACAAAAATGCGCCAAGGAGTGCCAAAGTTGGACAAAATACTGAAAGAAATTGAAGAAATGG ATTTTGATGCATTTCAAAACTTAAATATCACACAAAGTCCATCTGGAGTCCCTGGAGAATTGAAAG ACATTCAACAGAAACACAAGGAAACACTCCGGCAACAAACTGAAACACTGAGCGTGAACACGATCCTAATTAAGACAAAGTATAAGATTTTTCAATTAGTTGATCGATACGTTGAGCTAACTATCATTTCTAGTGTTCGGGATCGGAAACTGGTCGAACATGAACTGCTGGCAAGAGGCGGAGAGCATGgaaagtggagagagaaacatctcCGAAGAGATCTGGAAAAAATCCGCATTGAGCAATTGTTCCAAAGCAATATTTCCCAGTTTGGCAGCCTGCTCCAGAAAATGAAGCATTTCTTTGGGCAGTCGAATTCTGGGATTTCAGCTTCAGTGAGTGGGGTCCCAGGGATTGGGAAAACAACAATGATACAAAAGGTGGTCCATGATTGGGCTACTGGGAAAATATATCCACAGTTTCaatttgttttcagttttaaattCTGCGATCTGAACAATATTAACCACAGAATAAACCTGAGGAATCTGATATTGAATCAGTATCCTTACTTTGGGAACGCTCTGGGAGAGGTCTGGAAGCACCCAGAGGGTTTGCTCTTTATATTTGATGGTTTGGATGAATTTAAGGACAGTATCAGCTTTGAAGACAATCGAAGCAGTACAGAATCACATTCTGTGTGCACAGATCCCCAATTCCCTTGTGAAGTGTCTGACATTGTGTATAGTTTAGTCCAGCACAAGCTGCTCCCAGGATGTTCAGTGCTAGTCACCAGCCGGCCCACTGCGTTCCATTTATTGGAAAAGGCTGAGATCAGCGTCTGGGCTGAAATCCTGGGATTTGTCGGTGATGAACGGAAGGAATATTTCCACAGGTTTTTCGCAGATCCGCGGTTGGCTGCAGCAGTTTACAACCACGTGGAGGAGAACGAGATCCTGCACACCATGTGCTACAACCCCTCGTACTGCTGGATCCTCGGTCTCTCCCTGGGTCCCTTTTTCACGGAAAAAGACAGGACCCAGCAGCAAGTTCCCAGGACCATCACCCAACTGTATTCCTACTTTATTTACAACATCTTGAAAAACCATAGCCGAGCAATTGAAAACCCCCGCGATGTGCTACTGAAGCTTGGTGAGATGGCCTTCCAAGGAGTCTCTGAGAAAAAGGTTGTGTTTAGAATTGGAGATTTGATCCAGTACAACCTGCAACCCTCCCAGTTCCTGTCTGGATTCCTGATGGAAGTTTTGGAAGGGGACGCTTCTGCCCAGCGTGTGGTTTACACGTTCCCACACCTCACCATCCAAGAATTCATAGCTGCACTTACACAATTCTTGACTCCAAATCCTGGGGACATAAGGGAACGCCTCAGTGAGGCCCACGATGAGGAAGATGGGCGATTTGATGTATTTCTGCATTTTGTGACTGGCCTCTGCTCCCCACAGTCATCTCAGCCTCTGGAGGAGTTTCTGGGTCCGTTTTCACAGAAAACGACTTGGGAAGTGATCGACTGGGTGAAGGAGAATTTTGTCGCACATGTTGGAAATACAGAGAGTAAAATTGGCAAAAAGAACCTCCTGAGTGCATTGCATTACCTATTTGAGTCTCAGGACACTGCACTGGCTCATAGCACAGTTGGTTCAATAAAAACACTTAAATTTGGCGATTCAAACCCATATAATGCTTTGCGATTGACCCCTATTGATTGTGCAGTAATATCTTCAGTTATTGGATTGTGTGAGACAATATGTTATCTTGATCTACAAAACTGCTACATCCAGCATGAAGAACTGCAGCAGGTGGCACCTCTACTGTACAAGTGCCAATATTTGAG GCTAAGCAATAATGAACTAGGAGGCTCAGGACTGAAATTACTGTCTTCAGCTTTGAGGAATTGTGATTGTAAAATACAGAAACTGGA GTTGCAATCTGTTGCTGTCACTGAATCTTGTATTGTGGATTTCGCCTCAGCTCTCTGTACAAACCGATCATTAACAGATCTGAACCTGAGTATTAATAAACTGGGAGATGTTGGAATCAAGCGTCTGTCTGTTGCTTTAAGGCACTCAGAATGTAAAATACAAGATTTGCA GTTGACAGTGGTTGATCTCACGGACTCTTGTGCCTTGGATCTCTCTTCTGCTCTCAACAGAAACACGTCAGTGAAAATTCTGAACCTGAGTTACAACAAACTGAGGGATTCAGGACTAAGAATATTTTCTGCATTTCTGAAGAACCCAGAATGTAAATTACAGGATCTACG